From the genome of Miscanthus floridulus cultivar M001 chromosome 10, ASM1932011v1, whole genome shotgun sequence, one region includes:
- the LOC136486414 gene encoding CBS domain-containing protein CBSCBSPB3-like → MSSTAAVPLNRRTRSRPPSVASSRSRSDDPTAAAVATANGNGKVSTKPASPDHASGERTVKKLRLSKALTIPEGTTVSEACRRMAARRVDAVLLTDAGGLLSGIVTDKDIATRVIAEGLRVEQTIISKIMTRNPLYVTGDTPAIEALQKMVQGKFRHLPVVENGEVIAMLDIAKCLYDAISRLEKAAEQGSALAAAVEGVEHQLGGNFSGPHNLIETLRERMFKPSLSTIITENTKVATVSLSDPVCVATRKMRELRVNSVIVTAGNSLHGIFTSKDVLMRVVAQNLSPELTLVEKVMTAHPDCATLDTTILDALHIMHDGRFLHIPVLDGDGRVAACLDVLQITHAAISMVEGGPCAANDVANTIMQKFWDSALALEPQDEDFDSHSELSLVMPSDARDGRSSIYPPAVDNSFVFKLQDKKGRMHRFTCDSESLDELMSSVIQRLGMGDEKSVIQLLYEDDEGDKVLLTTNSDLTSAVLYAKSSGLKALRLHIDDSDSSNEVTQPLPELVSSSHGSQSMHVHYGLMACVIALTGVAVMVYLRHSKG, encoded by the exons ATGAGCTCCACCGCCGCTGTGCCCCTTAATCGCCGCACTCGCAGCCGGCCGCCGTCGGTCGCGTCCTCCCGCAGCAGGTCCGATGATCCcacggccgccgccgtcgccaccgcCAACGGCAACGGCAAAGTCTCCACCAAGCCCGCCTCCCCCGACCACGCCTC AGGGGAGAGGACGGTCAAGAAGCTGCGGCTGTCCAAGGCGCTGACGATCCCGGAGGGGACCACGGTCTCGGAGGCGTGCCGAAGGATGGCGGCGAGGCGGGTCGATGCCGTGCTGCTCACCGACGCCGGTGGCCTGCTCTCCGGCATCGTCACCGACAAG GACATAGCTACAAGGGTCATTGCTGAGGGGCTGCGAGTTGAGCAAACAATCATCTCCAAGATTATGACAAGGAACCCTTTATATGTCACGGGGGACACACCTGCTATTGAGGCACTGCAGAAAATGGTCCAAG GGAAATTTAGACACCTTCCAGTTGTGGAAAATGGTGAGGTTATTGCGATGCTGGACATTGCAAAATGCCTCTATGATGCAATATCTAGACTGGAAAAGGCAGCAGAGCAAGGAAGTGCACTAGCAGCTGCTGTAGAAGGGGTTGAGCACCAGTTGGGTGGCAACTTCTCAG GTCCACACAATCTCATAGAGACTCTGAGAGAACGGATGTTTAAACCTTCTTTGTCAACCATTATCACAGAGAACACAAA AGTAGCAACCGTTTCCCTTTCGGATCCTGTTTGCGTAGCAACACGGAAAATGCGTGAGTTACGAGTTAATTCAGTCATTGTTACTGCTGGAAATTCGCTTCATGGGATCTTTAC CTCAAAGGATGTGCTGATGCGTGTTGTGGCCCAAAATCTTTCTCCTGAGTTAACTCTAGTAGAAAAG GTAATGACTGCACACCCCGACTGTGCTACATTGGATACAACAATCCTTGATGCACTACATATCATGCATGATGGCAGATTCTTGCATATTCCTGTTCTTGATGGAG ATGGGCGGGTTGCTGCTTGTTTGGACGTTCTGCAAATTACCCATGCTGCCATTTCAATG GTTGAAGGAGGTCCTTGTGCTGCAAATGATGTGGCAAACACGATAATGCAGAAATTCTGGGACTCTGCACTTGCTCTAGAGCCTCAAGATGAGGATTTTGATAGTCACAG TGAATTATCTTTAGTGATGCCATCAGATGCCAGGGATGGCAGGAGTAGTATTTATCCTCCTGCTGTTGATAATTCATTTGTCTTTAAGCTTCAGGACAAGAAGGGACGTATGCATAGATTTACTTGTG actctgagagtttagatgAGCTGATGTCTTCTGTAATCCAAAGGTTAGGCATGGGTGATGAGAAGAGTGTGATTCAACTGCTG TATGAAGATGATGAAGGCGACAAGGTGCTGTTGACAACTAATTCGGATCTTACTAGTGCTGTGTTGTATGCGAAATCATCTGGATTGAAG GCCTTGAGGTTGCATATTGACGACTCAGATTCCAGCAATGAAGTAACACAGCCATTGCCAGAGCTGGTATCATCATCCCACGGAAGTCAGTCGATGCATGTTCATTATGGATTGATGGCTTGTGTGATTGCTCTGACAGGGGTAGCTGTGATGGTTTACTTGAGACACTCGAAAGGTTGA
- the LOC136486419 gene encoding probable LRR receptor-like serine/threonine-protein kinase At3g47570 has product MLVWRGKQKRNLLSLPSFGSKFPKVSYNDLARATCGLSASNLIGKGRYSSVYKGELFQGRTLVAIKVFRLETRGAQQSFIAECNALRKVRHRNLVPIVTACTSIDSSGNDFKALVYEFMAQGDLHELLYSTKCDGNTSTQIHVTMAQRLSIAVDVADALEYLHHGNQGTILHCDLKPSNILLDDNMTEHVGDFGLARFKVDSASSSSTHSISTSAAIMGPECATGGAVSSAGDVYSFGIVLLELFLRRMPTDEMFDGGMNITKFVEMNFPDMIPHIIDPQLLEEQQDLSQETSFAMKEKSLECLLSVLNIGLLCTKTSPNERICMQEVAARLHETKAYPREN; this is encoded by the exons aTGCTTGTCTGGAgaggaaaacaaaaaagaaaccTATTATCTTTGCCATCGTTCGGTAGCAAATTTCCCAAAGTTTCTTACAACGATCTAGCCAGAGCAACATGTGGGCTCTCAGCATCCAATTTGATTGGCAAAGGAAGATATTCTTCCGTGTATAAAGGAGAACTCTTCCAAGGTAGAACCTTGGTTGCTATCAAAGTTTTCCGTCTAGAGACAAGGGGAGCACAACAGAGCTTCATTGCAGAATGCAACGCTCTACGTAAGGTGCGGCACAGAAATCTAGTTCCTATAGTAACTGCATGCACCAGTATTGATTCCAGTGGAAATGATTTCAAAGCCTTAGTCTATGAGTTCATGGCACAAGGTGACTTGCATGAGCTACTGTACTCTACTAAATGTGATGGCAACACCTCAACTCAAATCCACGTCACAATGGCTCAAAGGTTAAGTATCGCAGTGGATGTGGCAGATGCATTGGAGTACCTCCACCATGGCAACCAAGGAACCATTCTCCATTGTGATCTGAAGCCTAGCAACATTCTTTTGGATGACAATATGACAGAACATGTTGGAGACTTTGGTCTTGCAAGGTTCAAGGTTGACTCAGCATCATCATCGTCCACTCACTCGATCTCGACTTCAGCCGCTATTATGGGTCCAG AGTGTGCTACAGGTGGAGCAGTTTCGAGTGCTGGAGATGTTTACAGCTTTGGGATTGTTCTACTTGAATTATTTTTGCGGAGGATGCCAACTGACGAAATGTTCGATGGTGGGATGAACATCACAAAATTTGTTGAGATGAACTTTCCTGACATGATACCACATATTATTGACCCTCAACTACTAGAAGAGCAACAAGATTTATCTCAAGAAACTTCATTTGCCATGAAGGAGAAAAGCTTGGAGTGTTTGCTTTCAGTTCTAAACATTGGGCTTCTCTGCACTAAGACGTCCCCGAATGAGCGCATCTGCATGCAGGAAGTGGCTGCAAGGTTGCACGAAACCAAGGCATATCCAAGAGAAAACTAA